DNA from Leptospira mayottensis 200901116:
AGAAGGAACTCCAACAGCAAAGCGCGCATGACGTCCTGCGTCTCCGAACACAGAAAGAAAAAAGTTACTTCCATGGTTCGCAACCAAATGGTGCTCCGAAAAATTCGGACTGCAGGCAACAAAAACTCCGATTTTTACGATCTTTACGATTTTATCCGGACCGCCACAAACCGCGGAAGCCGCAGCAATCGCATTCAAACTGGCCTGGATTGTAGCTTCTTTTACGTCGTCCACGGAAAGGGCCTCGCCCAATTTTCCAATGAGCGTCAACTGACCGTCTTTAAGTGGGAGTTGACCAGAAGTGAAAACGAGATTTCCAGATCGGTTGGCAGGAATATAAGCTGCGATCGCTTGAGGAGCAGGTGGAAGTTTGTAACCCAGAGATTCGATTTTACTTTGGACACTCATATTGTTTCTTAAGAATAATAGAAGATCCTTCCAAAAAGATTGCCGTCCTCGATTTTTCAAGCAGTTTCGAAAAAAGGAATTTTCTTTCTTTTCCCCTTCGGTTTCTCTAGATCCAGAAAATGTATCCGAAACTTGAGCTTGTTCCTCATCCACAATACCCCGAACAGTATCAGATCTGCCAAAGGACTGGAGTTTGTTTTTATAAACCCGCTAGAACCCGAGAATACAAGGATTCTTATTTTTTAGAGGAATATAAAAATCAATACCAAAAGACCTACTACGAAGATGAAACTTCTCTTCGCGCTTTGGCTCAAAAAAGGCTCTGGATTTTAAGTAAATTCCACAATTGCCAGAATTCTACTTTGTTCGAACTTGGTTCGGCGGCGGGTTTTTTTTTAGACGAGGCTCGGAAGATCGGATATCAAGTGGCCGGATTGGAAATTTCCCCCGCCGAAGTGGAATACTCCCAAAAGATCCTGGGACTCGACGTTCATTGCGCTTCCTTCTTAAGGGAGAATGTTTTGCAAGGCCACTCCTTTGACGTGGTCGCCGCCTTTTTCGTGGTGGAGCATTTTCCGGACGCAGATTTCGTCTTTGAAAAGTTAACCGATCTTGTCAAACCAGAAGGATTTCTATTCTTAGGCCTACCTTCTCTTTACGGTCCGACTTTTCAAACCAATCCGGAAGAATGGTTCCACACGCATCCGTCGGATCATTTTTGGGATTACAGCCCAGGCTCCCTGAAAAAAATGTTGAAAGGATACGGTTTTAAGACTGAGTATAAGAAACCGATGTCCTACCACCCGTCCCGAGATAGGGGTTGGAGAGGAAAAATACTGAGTCACCGTCTTTTTACATGTCTCTCAGACCTCACCTGTTACGGTGATACATTCCACTTAATCGCTCAGAAGCGGCAAACATGAAATTTGAAGAACTATCCCTACATCCTAAACTACTTTCAACCATTCAAGAAATCGGATATACAGAGCTTACTCCGATCCAGGAAAAATCAATTCCTCACGGATTAGAAGGCAAAGACATCACAGGACTTGCACAAACCGGAACCGGAAAGACGGTCGCCTTTTTGATCCCGGTCGTCCACACAATTCTTACCAAAAATATCCAAGGAGTTTCAGCCCTTGTCTTAGCTCCCACAAGAGAACTAACAATTCAGATCGCTGACGAAGCAAAAAAACTTCTGAAACATTCAGACGGAATCCGTGCAGTTCCTATCATAGGAGGAACGGACTATAAATCCCAGAACAAAGATCTGGAAGGATTAAATGGAATTATCGTCGCCACTCCGGGAAGATTAATCGACATGGTTAAGTCCGGTTCTATTGATATATCGAACGTGGAATTTTTCGTGCTTGATGAAGCCGATCGGATGCTCGATATGGGCTTTATTCAAGATATCCGCTGGCTTCTTCATAAGTGTAAGAATCGTAAACAGACACTATTGTTCTCAGCAACTTTGTCTGTGGAAGTGATGAGACTCGCCTATCGTTTTTTGAACGAGCCAGTAGAAATCCAGATCAATCCCGAAAAGATCATCACCGAAAGAATCGACCAAAAGATCGTTCATTTAGGAAGAGAAGAAAAAATTCCTTATATGACCAACTTAATCGTAAACTCTAAGGAAGAAGGTCAAGGAATCATATTCACAAATTATAAAGCAAATATTCCGAAAATCGTGCACACTCTCCGCAAATACGGAGTCCCTATAACCGGAATTTCTTCGGAGCTAGACCAGAAAAAAAGACTAAGACTTCTAAGGGATTTTAAATCCGGAAAATACAGATACATGGTCGCAACGGATGTTGCTTCCAGAGGAATTGATGTGGAGAATATAGACATCGTCTATAACTACGATCTTCCTCAAGATACGGAAAACTATGTTCATAGAATCGGTCGCACCGCAAGAGCAGGGAGAATGGGAAAGGCGATCGGTTTTTGTTCCGAAGCCGATTACGTGGAACTCGAAAAAATCGAAAAATACCTGAAACAAAAGATCGAAATTTTAGAGGTCAACGAAGAATATATTCAATTTCCTACAGGTGAATTTCCACCCTTCATCGGCGGTGATTCCTATGATCGCGAAAAAGAAGCTCATTTCAAACAAAACGGAAGGCGCCCTCACGACAGAGGAGACCGAACTCCTCATAAACACGATCGGAGAGGAGATAAACGTCACCCAAGCCGCACTCATTTTCATTCCACAACAAGAGACAGTCATAAGAAAAAACCGGCCGCCGCAATTCAAGAGGCGGAGTTCTTTTTACAAAAGGCAGATTCCGTTTTATCCGCGGAACCGAAAGGAACTAAGTCCGAAAACAACAACCAGCGCAAATTTCAAAGAAACAAGGATAAACAACGTCAAGGTGAACAACGAAACCAAAATAAAAATCAACAGTCGAGCAACCAATACGACAAGAGTAAACGAAATCTCTTCGATATCAACGATACCGTAAGAGAAAACACCAAAAAGAAAAAGGGTTCGATTTGGCAAAAAATCAAATCTATTTTTGGACGCTGATCCTATTTTTTCCAAACGCGTGGGAGTTAGAGGCTAAAATTTCCATTCCTACTCAATCCTCCAAACGTTATGTACGCTTTGAGGACATACAAAAAGAATTTCCCTCTCTCAAATCCTCCTTTAATCCCGCTACCTTTGTAGGAGCGATCCAACATCCTTCCGGGGAGGTTCGTTTTAGAGTCGGTTCCTCTTTTTACACCTTCAATCAGACTATAGAAAAGATTTCCGTCCCGGTTTTATACAAGGAAAAGGATTTTCTGATTCCTCCCGAAATCGTGGAAGCGATTTTCGTACAACTCATGTCGGACGATGTCCGCTACGAATATAAGGAAAACGTACTGGAATTGGAAATTTTACCGAGTACTGAAAAACTGGAAATCAAAACGATTCTCATCGATGCGGGACACGGAGGAAAAGATCCGGGAACGGCGTCAAATAACGGAACCAACGAAAAGTTAGTAGCTTTACAAGTCGCAAAAATTCTTCAGAAATTTTTCGAGAAAGTATATCCGACAACGAATGTCGTTTTAACGAGATCAGACGATACGTTTATCGAATTAGAACGAAGATCCGAGATCGCAAACCGAGAACTAAAAAAAAGCGGAAGCGCGTTATTCATCAGCCTACACTGCAATTCTTCGATCAACGTGGACGTGAATGGATTCGAGATCTATTATCTTTCTCAAACTCCATCTACCGAGTCGGCTCGTGAAACCGCTCTTCTGGAAAACAGGATTTTTAAAGCGAAAGGAACCGCGACCATTAAAAAGATTCAGGCAGGGATGATGTCCTCTCTAATTCAAAGAAGAAGTAGAATCTTGGCCAGGTCCTTGGAATCGGAGATGAAAAAAAAACTTCAACCTCAAATCCTGTCCAGGGGAGTGAAAAAAGCGGATTTTTCGGTCCTCAGAGGAAGCCTCATGCCCGCAGTTCTCGTGGAAATGGGGTATCTTTCTCATGAAAAAGAATCCAAACTTTTGCAGAGTAAAAGTTTACAAGTTAAGATAGCGAAAAGCATCGTAGAAGGAATTCGAGGATATGAACTGGCAAAAAATTAAAAAACATGCGATCGCGATCAGAGACGCAATTTGGAAAAAGATTAAAGCCGCGGGAGAAAAAATCAATCAAGGATATCTTTGGCTTTTCCGCATCGCGACCGAGGACGGGATTTCTCGAAAAACATTGTTTCTCACTTATGCTTGGATAGGAATCATTTTATTTTTCACTTCATTCATTCTCGCAGGGAACAGCCCTTTTATTACTCTTATTCCATTTTCTCTCTACGACGTTGGTAATCGAGATCATAGAATCGAAATTACAATCTATGCTTCCGACGGAGAACGTCGGGTGTTTCCGATCAGAAGAAAAGTTCTTTTGGAAAACGAGGAATTCCGGCACAAAACGATGACCTTGATCGGAGAGATCAGCGAATCCTCTTATTTCGATAAGACCCTGACAAACGACAAGGGGGAATATTATAAAAACATAAAGCGTCTTCCCGAAATCCAATACGCCGTAAAAGCAATCTGGAAAAACGGAGGGATTCTGATTCTGGACTTTAGAAAATCCACACTTCAGGAAATTCTTTCCGAAATGAAGTTCAGAATCGATTACACGTACGCGCGTCGAATGAACGAAGACGAAAAACAAAAAGAGATCGTCCGTAAAAAAATGGCTCTTTTGGATTCCACCTTTCTTGCTCTGGAAAAAACCATTTTTGAGAACTTTCAGGACATTCAAAGCGTAGAATATCGGCTGGACGGCTTATCTGAAAGTATTCCCGGAATGGAATATTCTCTCAATTTGTCCCATAAAAGGAACTGAATCCCCTTTTTCCGATCCCTTTTTGGCCGATACTAGAAACAAGATGAAATCCTACTTTCCGGATCGTTTGCTTCCGATCGGCAAAAAAAAGTTTTTGTCGACTTATCTTCTCATTCTATTTATCTTCGGGGGAAGTCTTAATTCTTCCTCCGATCTACAAATTTCCCCCGATATTCACAACATCACCGATTTCCGAACGGATCGCATCGCATTTCATTTTATCCAATTGGTAGATAAGGATGGCAAAACCTTAACCGGAACAAATCCAAATCGCGATTCCTCCGAGGCGACTTTGATGATAATTTATAAAGGACAACTAACGTTGTTAAAGGATGGTTACGACGATCCAAATCAGGTTCGGGAAAAAGAAAAAGAATACCTCGTAAAAATGTCCAACTACGTAAGACTCAGAGAATTGGAATTGGAATACTATAAACTTCCCGAATCGGAAAGAACCGTAAATCCGAGTAAAATCTCCGAGGTATCTTCTGCCTCCGGCACAATTTCAAGTCCGAACACAGCATCCACACAGGATTCAACTTCCCAAACTTCATCAGCTAACGCGGGTGAGGTGAACCAAATATCCAGCGAACCCTTAAAGAAAACGAAAGAATTGGATCTTCTTTTGAAATACGACGAGGAGCTGTTGAAGAATTATTCCTCCGAAAGGGCTGTAAGCGGGGAGTTGGAAAGGTCCGAACGTTTTTACGGAAAAGATTCTCCTAAAACAAGCTCGATCCGTTTTAGAGCAGAGGAACTTAGAAAAAAAGTAAATGAAAGAAGAAACGCCCTAATTTTATTCCTAAAAAATCCCGGAGCTTCCACAAATCCATATCCGGGAGACAGAAAAGACCAAATGTTTTATACAAATGCAGTCAACGGCATTCCCGATTTTTATCTTCACTCCACTACTCCTCGAGAATTAGACGGACAGATGAAAGGAGAGGAAGAAGTCGGAAAAAAATATGGAGAATTGTATAAATCCGCGAGAGATAAACTGATCGATTCACAAATTCGAAAATTATATTATTATCTTTGGAACCGGGAAATGACCAATACTCGTGTAAAAGCAGATAATATAAAAAAAGGGAAAAAGGCCGTGGTAGTCGCAGGTGATTCGACAGTCTTTACCATGATCGATAAGGAAGGAGACGGAATCACCGAATCTTTTTTTGTGGATAGTCCGGGAATTCGTTTTTCTTGGGGAAGAGATCTTCCGAATATCATTTCCATATCAAACTGTACGGACGAAACCATCCTTTCTAAAATCAAAAATCTCACCGAGGACGTTTTATCCGGAAGAATTCCCGAAAAAGTGGATAAGATTGATCTTACGGTTCCAGAAGAACAATTGGTAATCGAGCTCGGACCAAAAATTCCTCAATGATATCGAAAACTTTATATCAATAATCTTCTTGAATGTTATTTAGAGGCCATCTCAAAAATATTTTATTTTTACTCAAAACGCCGATTTCAATTATTCTAAAGTGTTTTTGGGATACTTTTAGTTTTTTAAAAACAGATTCTTTAATTCGCTTTCGGCTGATTCATGTCGGGACTCGAATTTGCAAAACAACTCAAAGAAAGACCTTCCACTAGATAACAAATTGCTCCCGGAGTTATACATTTATATCCGTCGTCGTAACTTTGTCCGTTTACAATGAGTTCGATCTTCTGGCAGACCATTTTTTCTTTTGCATTTTGACTTTCTTCTTGAGCTAACAAATTTGAAGAAAGAACGACGCTCAATGAAAAAGAAAACATAAAAATCCGCCCCAAAATAGACTTAATCATTCCATTTATTAAAGATCGTAACACTTGAATAGGACGAACGAGCGGCAAAATACTGAGTTGAGGAAGCATAATAGCATAACGCTGAATTCTGTAATTTTGGATTTCGGGATGATAGACAACTGTAGGTTTTGGGAGAATTGTATACAAATTCAGTTTCATAATGATTTTCTAGTCCTTTATTTTAAAAGATTGGTTCTCCTTCTGTTTTTTGTCAACTATCGGATTCAGACCGTTTTATCTCTACGATTATTCTGAAGCTCAATGATAATATCGGCAGTAAAAAAATTCCAATCCAGACCCAATTTACGATGGCCTTCCAAGATAAATTAGGGTCCGTCCAGGACGGTAAATAAGAAAGAATTTTCTCCGGAAAAAAGCCGGGTCTTTTTTGAGGGTCAGGTTCCATTACATGGTATAAAGAACTCGTATAATCAAACCAATATTTTCCGATCCAAATTTGATAAACGACACAAAGGACAAAAATTTCCCAAGCTATTTTTCTTGAAATAGAACTCAGCATTTTCCAACCCACGAGAAAAGGAAGAAAAAATAAAACCGCAGAGCTCCATTGGAATCTACCTGGAAGAGAAAGACATCCATAGGAACAAGAATGCCCCGCATTTAGTCCAAGTTGTAAAATCAATACGAACAGGACAAGAATTCCGATTCGCTTTAAATTCTTATCTAGAATAAGAAAAAAAATTCCTAAGATTCCAGGAATCCAGATCATAGGATTTTGAAAAAAGAGCCCTTGATTCCGGTCCATAAAAAGACCCAAAAAAACCGTAATCCAATGGAAAAAATTTAAATCGAACGTCGGTGGAGAATTTTTTCCGCCATAAGGACCGGCAATCGATCCAAACCATAAAAAGTTACAACCTAAAAAAGAGAATACGAACAAAAGAGTAGTTCCGAGGAAAATTCCTTTGGATTTCAGATCCGCTTCCTTTTTGTAAAGAATCCAAAAAAGGATAAGCGCTACGACCGGTAGATTTTTTGTATGAAACCAAGCCAAACATCCACACCCTACCCCACATACAAAATACAGAATATTCTTATTTTCGAATGATCTTTTCGTTTCCAACATAAATAGGATCGTGAATACGAAAGTCAGCAGAATTCCTGTCGGCAGATCCGGAAATATTTGTCCCGCGACCATGGGAAATGGAAGACTAACGGAATAGAAAACCGCGATTACGGCAGCCTCTTTCGGCGAAAGATGAAAGATTTTACCCAACTGATAAAATAAAAAAGGAATAATCCCCGCCAAAAGAGCAAGACTAATGCGAGCTCCCGTAATACCGAAAATCGAATATCCAATCAACGTAAGGCACGAAGTTCCGATCGAATGAATGCTGTATAATTTTCCGTCTTTTGGAGTCGTATGATTTTCCACATCGACGGGACCAATAATTTTTTTCGTATTTCGATCCTCTTCGTAGTTATTTTTAAGATCGAAATCTCCATCTTTTCGAATACTTTCCGAGATCATAAGATAATGGGGCTCGTCTCCAGTGGGACGGATTCTCTTTTTTTTCTCCCAACTTAGGACGGTTCCGATATAATACAAAACCGGTAAGCAGAGTAGAAAGAATAATATTATCTTTCGCATCTCCGAAAGAATTCCTTCTTGTTTCAAATTGTCAATCAGGATGCGTTTTCTTGAACTTGAGGAGATCTCCTTGAGAGTTTGTCCCAAGGCTTTAAAATTTGTAGAAACTACTAGTAGCTTAACGGTGAAAAGACGATTTAAAAACTTATAACCCTCCAAAAGGACGTAATCCGTGCGGAACCCGCGTATTTTTTTATTAGCGACTTAGAGATCATAATTGTAATTTCTTCGAAGGTTTTGGGGCAAACTCTTAGTTACGGCGGCAACCAGTCAGTCGTTTGAAAGCAGACACAATTCTCTACGACGTAAAAGTTTTGAATGCAAGAATTCTACATTTCACGAAAACTACAGATATTTCTGGCAACTATACCCGTAATAAAATCAGTCTCTGCTTAGAACTTGATCCCAATCCGAACATTCCATGGCATCAGTTCTCCGAAATATCGAATCTATAAAAAAGACTCAAATTACAGACTTAAAAACCCCAGTGGAAGCGATATCCTAAAACATAAAACTGACCGTTTAGAAACGAATTATGATAAATAAAAAATACTACACATTTCCGGTTTACAGAATGTACGGCGTTTTTACTTTTGAGGTCTAGGTTTTTTCATGAATCCAAGCACGGTTCGACTGAATTTCAAATTGAATCTGATTCGCCACCTTCGAGACGGCAAGAGAATGACTCTCGAAGAACTTAGCAGCGTAACCGGAATCAAGAATCAAAAAGATTTAAAAGAACAATTGGGAGAACTTTTCTTTCTTGGAGCAACTCCTCACATTGCCGACTTGATTCAAGTCGATTACGACTCAGAAACAGACACCTTCGGTTTGATTTTACCGTTTCGTTTTGACTCTAGTTTGCGTCTGAGTATTCGAGAATGGTTGACCCTCAGAAAAATTTTAGAGGAAGTTACGGAAACCAGTTCCGATCCGCAGACAAATTTAACCGCTCGAAAAATACTACAAAAAATCATCTCGATTGTTCCGGTTACCTGGCAGGAAGCGCTTTCTAGTTACAAAGCCGACATTCAAGAAGCGATTCGAAACGAAAAATCTCTCAGTCTTGAATACCAATCCAGAACAGGTGAGAAACCCACTTGGAGAAAAGTAGATCCTTGGTTTCTATTCCATTCTTTAGAAGATTATTTATTAGGATATTGTCATGAACGAAACGCCCCCCGCAATTTTCGTCTGGATAATATCCTTTCCTTAAAAATCGGTTCGGACCCGATCTCAAAACCGGCCGGTCAAAAAAAATCGGAATACATCCGTGAGTTTGAGGAGTTTCGAAAAAATCGAGAGAATTCGTCCGGAATCTCTGAAATCTGGCATACTAAGGAAGTGTTCTATAACCTAAACCGTAAACTTGGCTTAGAAAGAACCGACGAAACAAAAAAACTAAATCATGTCGTTTATTATTTGTCCAAAGCAAAAATTCGGGAGGAAAACTGGTTTTTGGAAACGCTCCTTCCATTTGGAAAAAACGTCATTTTGAAAAGTCCTACACATTTGGTGAAGCGGATTCTCGGAGAAATAGAATCAACTCTTCACTAAAAACGATGATAGCACATCTCTGTTTTTCAGAAATATTAGAAAAATAGCAAGTACATGCCCGAAATCTAGATAGAAATGCATTGCGAATTTTTCACAAAACGAAGGAGTTTCCACATTACGTCCCTTGGCTATTTATTGGTTTTCGAATAGACTTTATTGCTGTTAAACTTCCGCTGGAGTTCTTGAGATTTTGGGACAAGTTTTAAAATGCGAAATTTGGTGTCTTTTATGTTCTCCCAGATCGTTTTTCTTATTTTTAGAACTGTCTTAAAGTTTCAAAATAAATAGGCATGGGTTAAACAATAGAATTGCTAAAAGTCTCATATCTTAGATTAGAAAAACGGCTTCAATTATTCGTTTTAATACAAAAAGAAACGGAAGAAAAATTAATCTTTCAACAACTCTAATGAAAGAGAAAACTAACTGGTTTTGGACAGATTATGAATGTAAAAAAGAAAATCGCATCAGACTTGCAAGCGATTTTGCCGAATAAACCACGCCACAGAACTTTGTGTTTATCTGGACCCTCGCCCCGCAAGTTGATGTCTCTTCAACGATTCGAAACCTGGAAAGAGTTCCTAAGTTTCCACGGAGCGGTCGTCGGAATTTACACATCTCACAGAGAAATTCCAACTTTGCAGAGCGTTATACAAATCTTTAGAAAACTAATATTTAGCTACGAATTAACGAACAAAATTATAGAACCTGTAAATAAACTTTCTCTAAAACACGCAACGTTGAAACTCCGTTTTGAACTTTCGGCTAGAGCAAAAGAAAACTCAGTGTTTCTATTTTTTCATAAATTTATAGGGAGCTGCCTTTGATTTCTCCGGCTAAAATCAATCTCGGTTTGGAAATTCCGTTTAAACGTCCGGACGGGTTCCATGAAATTCGAAGTATATTTCTAAAAATTTCTTGGGGGGACGATATCGAAATTGAACCCGCGGATAACGGAGTTTTTGAACTTTTTTCCGAAAATGAAATCATATTAGAAAAACGAAAACTATACGATCAGGTTTCAGAGATAGGCGACATTAAAAAAAATATTCTTTATAAAACTTTTATAAAGGCGAGATCCCTTTTTTCGGAACTTCCAGGAGTAAAAATCCATCTTACAAAAAGAATTTCTCCGGCTGGAGGCTTAGGAGGAGGAAGCACGAACGCGGCTTCTTTATTAAACTTCCTTTTTTCTTGGCGTTCCTTTTTTACTTCCGACGAAATGCGCACTCTTGCGGCCGAAATCGGTTCGGATGTTCCTTTTTTCTTAGGAGAAGGACATGCATTCGTTACCGGAAAGGGAGAAATTTCGGAAGAGATCGAAGTTCATCCCGGCCAAGGAATCCTTGCCTTAACTCCGCAAGTGATGAACACAGCGGAAATGTACACCTTGTTGAAAAAACCTTTACAAGAGAGTGCTTCTCAGAAAAATGGAAACACTCTGTCGGAAAGTCTAATTTCTGTTCTAAAAAACGGAGACTGGAGTGCTCTGCAGGGTAGGCTCTTGAATGATTTTGAGCCGGTTGCCTTCCAACTTCATCCGGAATTGGGAGTTCTCAAGGACAAATTCCTGGAGTTTGGATCCAGTTATTGTTCTTTGACCGGTTCAGGTTCGAGTATGTACGGGCTGGTTCAGGGTCTTGAGATCCAAGAAGAACTGTTGCACAGACTGAGGCAGGAATTCTCAAATCTCACATTCGTACGATTTAATTTTTAGAAATTGGGCTGTCGCCAAGTGGTAAGGCAGCGGTTTTTGGTATCGCCATTTCCTAGGTTCGAATCCTAGCAGCCCAGCCATTGAATTACTGACATTGATTAATGATGAAACCTACTCAGGATAAGGTCGCTGTGGTATTGGCCGCAGGGAAGGGCACCCGTATGAAGACGGATCAGCCTAAAGTTGCGGTAGAGCTGAATGGCAAGCCGCTACTTCTCCATGTACTCGATCATCTGAAAGGCTCCGGCATAGAACAAATCGTAGTCGTAGTAGGTTACAAAAAAGAATTGGTCCAAGCACTCTGCACTGAAATCCCCGGAGTCTCCTTTGTTGAACAAAAAGAACAACTGGGAACCGCTCACGCACTACTTTGTGCGGAACCAGAACTTAAAAACTTTCAAGGTTCCGTAATCGTCGCCTGCGGCGACGTTCCTATGATCACTTCCAAAACGTTTGCCGATATCGTAAAAGAACATAGAGAGAATGAATTCTCCGCTACGATTCTTTCTGCAGTTGTAGAAAAACCGACAGGTTATGGAAGAATCATTCGCAACACATCGGGTGACGTTACCGCTATCGTGGAAGAAAAGGATTCTTCTCCCGAAGAAAAATTGATCAACGAAATCAATACCGGAACCTATGTCTTCGAAGGAGAAGGTCTTTTCGATTCCCTGAAAAAAATCGGAAATCAAAACGCTCAGGGAGAATACTATCTTCCTGATTTAGTGAAATTATATAGAAACTCCGGGAAAAAGCTCGGAGCCATGAAGCTAAAAAATCACTTGGAAAGCCACGGAGTGAACTCTCCTGAAGACCTACATATACTTTCCTCTATGCTCAAGGGAGAAGCTGTCCACCCATGAACGGAGACATCGCGGTATTTGCGGGAAGTTCCAATAAACAGATCGCCGAAGAAATCTGTACTCACCTCAACATTCAACCGGGTAAGATTAACCTAAAAAAATTCTCCGACGGAGAAATTTCGGTTAAGGTGGAAGACAACGTTCGAGGAAGAGAAGTGTTCATCGTTCAATCCACTTCCGCTCCGGCTAACGATCATTTGATGGAATTGATCCTAATCATGGACGCATTCCGCAGAGCCTCCGTATCCAGCATCAGCGTCGTGATTCCTTATTACGGTTACGGA
Protein-coding regions in this window:
- a CDS encoding N-acetylmuramoyl-L-alanine amidase family protein, with product MAKNQIYFWTLILFFPNAWELEAKISIPTQSSKRYVRFEDIQKEFPSLKSSFNPATFVGAIQHPSGEVRFRVGSSFYTFNQTIEKISVPVLYKEKDFLIPPEIVEAIFVQLMSDDVRYEYKENVLELEILPSTEKLEIKTILIDAGHGGKDPGTASNNGTNEKLVALQVAKILQKFFEKVYPTTNVVLTRSDDTFIELERRSEIANRELKKSGSALFISLHCNSSINVDVNGFEIYYLSQTPSTESARETALLENRIFKAKGTATIKKIQAGMMSSLIQRRSRILARSLESEMKKKLQPQILSRGVKKADFSVLRGSLMPAVLVEMGYLSHEKESKLLQSKSLQVKIAKSIVEGIRGYELAKN
- a CDS encoding RidA family protein, whose amino-acid sequence is MSVQSKIESLGYKLPPAPQAIAAYIPANRSGNLVFTSGQLPLKDGQLTLIGKLGEALSVDDVKEATIQASLNAIAAASAVCGGPDKIVKIVKIGVFVACSPNFSEHHLVANHGSNFFLSVFGDAGRHARFAVGVPSLPLNAPVEVEVTFQVADAP
- a CDS encoding helix-turn-helix transcriptional regulator; the encoded protein is MNPSTVRLNFKLNLIRHLRDGKRMTLEELSSVTGIKNQKDLKEQLGELFFLGATPHIADLIQVDYDSETDTFGLILPFRFDSSLRLSIREWLTLRKILEEVTETSSDPQTNLTARKILQKIISIVPVTWQEALSSYKADIQEAIRNEKSLSLEYQSRTGEKPTWRKVDPWFLFHSLEDYLLGYCHERNAPRNFRLDNILSLKIGSDPISKPAGQKKSEYIREFEEFRKNRENSSGISEIWHTKEVFYNLNRKLGLERTDETKKLNHVVYYLSKAKIREENWFLETLLPFGKNVILKSPTHLVKRILGEIESTLH
- a CDS encoding LIC_10740 family protein, coding for MNWQKIKKHAIAIRDAIWKKIKAAGEKINQGYLWLFRIATEDGISRKTLFLTYAWIGIILFFTSFILAGNSPFITLIPFSLYDVGNRDHRIEITIYASDGERRVFPIRRKVLLENEEFRHKTMTLIGEISESSYFDKTLTNDKGEYYKNIKRLPEIQYAVKAIWKNGGILILDFRKSTLQEILSEMKFRIDYTYARRMNEDEKQKEIVRKKMALLDSTFLALEKTIFENFQDIQSVEYRLDGLSESIPGMEYSLNLSHKRN
- a CDS encoding sugar phosphate nucleotidyltransferase, producing MKPTQDKVAVVLAAGKGTRMKTDQPKVAVELNGKPLLLHVLDHLKGSGIEQIVVVVGYKKELVQALCTEIPGVSFVEQKEQLGTAHALLCAEPELKNFQGSVIVACGDVPMITSKTFADIVKEHRENEFSATILSAVVEKPTGYGRIIRNTSGDVTAIVEEKDSSPEEKLINEINTGTYVFEGEGLFDSLKKIGNQNAQGEYYLPDLVKLYRNSGKKLGAMKLKNHLESHGVNSPEDLHILSSMLKGEAVHP
- a CDS encoding 4-(cytidine 5'-diphospho)-2-C-methyl-D-erythritol kinase: MISPAKINLGLEIPFKRPDGFHEIRSIFLKISWGDDIEIEPADNGVFELFSENEIILEKRKLYDQVSEIGDIKKNILYKTFIKARSLFSELPGVKIHLTKRISPAGGLGGGSTNAASLLNFLFSWRSFFTSDEMRTLAAEIGSDVPFFLGEGHAFVTGKGEISEEIEVHPGQGILALTPQVMNTAEMYTLLKKPLQESASQKNGNTLSESLISVLKNGDWSALQGRLLNDFEPVAFQLHPELGVLKDKFLEFGSSYCSLTGSGSSMYGLVQGLEIQEELLHRLRQEFSNLTFVRFNF
- a CDS encoding class I SAM-dependent methyltransferase, whose translation is MYPKLELVPHPQYPEQYQICQRTGVCFYKPARTREYKDSYFLEEYKNQYQKTYYEDETSLRALAQKRLWILSKFHNCQNSTLFELGSAAGFFLDEARKIGYQVAGLEISPAEVEYSQKILGLDVHCASFLRENVLQGHSFDVVAAFFVVEHFPDADFVFEKLTDLVKPEGFLFLGLPSLYGPTFQTNPEEWFHTHPSDHFWDYSPGSLKKMLKGYGFKTEYKKPMSYHPSRDRGWRGKILSHRLFTCLSDLTCYGDTFHLIAQKRQT
- a CDS encoding DEAD/DEAH box helicase — protein: MKFEELSLHPKLLSTIQEIGYTELTPIQEKSIPHGLEGKDITGLAQTGTGKTVAFLIPVVHTILTKNIQGVSALVLAPTRELTIQIADEAKKLLKHSDGIRAVPIIGGTDYKSQNKDLEGLNGIIVATPGRLIDMVKSGSIDISNVEFFVLDEADRMLDMGFIQDIRWLLHKCKNRKQTLLFSATLSVEVMRLAYRFLNEPVEIQINPEKIITERIDQKIVHLGREEKIPYMTNLIVNSKEEGQGIIFTNYKANIPKIVHTLRKYGVPITGISSELDQKKRLRLLRDFKSGKYRYMVATDVASRGIDVENIDIVYNYDLPQDTENYVHRIGRTARAGRMGKAIGFCSEADYVELEKIEKYLKQKIEILEVNEEYIQFPTGEFPPFIGGDSYDREKEAHFKQNGRRPHDRGDRTPHKHDRRGDKRHPSRTHFHSTTRDSHKKKPAAAIQEAEFFLQKADSVLSAEPKGTKSENNNQRKFQRNKDKQRQGEQRNQNKNQQSSNQYDKSKRNLFDINDTVRENTKKKKGSIWQKIKSIFGR